The Candidatus Woesearchaeota archaeon genome has a window encoding:
- the infB gene encoding translation initiation factor IF-2 — MAIRSPIVSVLGHVDHGKSSILDAIRGSNIVSGEAGAITQAIGASIVSIDTIKKRCGVLIDSLKMKISLPGLLFIDTPGHAAFTSLRKRGGSLADIAIVVIDINEGLKPQTFEAIEILRNSKTPFIIAANKVDLIPGFYRKSNVMLANLKDQNVEFIQRFESKIYEIVGVLHEKFGLNSERFDRVEDYTQQVAIVPCSAKNDVGLEEILMVITGLAQKFLEKNLLLNVEGPAKGIILEVKEDKGLGKTLDVILYDGTLSAGEEVVIGAMTDPVVAKIRALFVPESMKDMRDKKSKFKSVKFVSAAIGLKISSPDLNESIVAGMPLLGIKGQSKDFVIKEISSQINEVTFDTDKDGIIVKADTLGSLEALLVLLKEKDIPVRKASIGNINKKDILDAESNFEKNEIYSVILGFNIKVEPSVENVKIIVKEVIYELIDEYDLWVKEKEAAFEAAKLEKLVRPCKIEVLNNCIFRQSNPCIAGIEVLGGVAVSGMILMNSKGKRVAEVKTLQSDKKNLKSVESGMQVAAQIPGVTAGRQIIEGELYYSDINEEEFRKLKTLSKHLKSDEKAILKEIANIKRSDNPLWGV, encoded by the coding sequence ATGGCAATAAGATCTCCTATTGTTTCGGTTTTGGGCCATGTTGATCATGGAAAATCTAGTATTTTGGATGCTATTAGAGGTTCTAATATTGTTTCTGGCGAGGCTGGCGCGATTACTCAGGCAATTGGTGCTTCTATTGTTAGTATTGATACTATTAAGAAGCGTTGCGGGGTTTTAATTGACAGTCTTAAGATGAAAATTTCTCTTCCTGGTTTACTTTTCATTGATACTCCTGGTCACGCAGCGTTTACTAGTTTGAGGAAACGAGGAGGTAGTCTGGCAGATATTGCTATTGTTGTTATAGATATTAACGAAGGTTTAAAACCTCAAACTTTTGAAGCCATCGAGATTTTGAGGAATTCTAAGACTCCGTTTATTATTGCGGCTAATAAAGTTGATTTAATTCCGGGTTTTTATCGTAAGAGTAACGTTATGCTTGCTAATTTGAAAGATCAAAATGTTGAATTTATTCAAAGATTTGAATCTAAAATTTATGAGATTGTAGGCGTTTTACATGAAAAATTTGGTTTGAATTCTGAGAGGTTTGATAGAGTTGAAGATTATACTCAGCAAGTTGCCATTGTTCCTTGTTCTGCTAAGAATGATGTTGGTTTAGAGGAGATTTTGATGGTCATTACTGGTTTGGCTCAAAAATTTTTGGAAAAAAATTTGTTGTTAAATGTTGAAGGACCTGCCAAAGGAATTATTTTGGAAGTTAAAGAAGATAAAGGTTTGGGTAAGACTTTGGATGTTATTTTGTATGATGGTACTTTGTCTGCTGGAGAGGAGGTTGTTATTGGTGCTATGACTGACCCTGTAGTTGCTAAAATCAGAGCTCTTTTTGTTCCAGAGTCTATGAAAGATATGCGTGATAAGAAATCTAAATTTAAATCTGTTAAGTTTGTTAGTGCGGCTATAGGCCTTAAAATTAGCAGTCCTGATTTAAATGAATCTATTGTTGCAGGCATGCCTTTACTTGGTATTAAGGGCCAGAGTAAAGATTTTGTTATTAAAGAGATTTCTTCTCAGATTAATGAAGTTACTTTTGATACTGATAAAGACGGCATTATTGTTAAAGCGGATACTTTAGGCAGTTTGGAGGCTTTACTTGTTTTGTTAAAAGAAAAAGACATTCCTGTTCGTAAGGCATCTATAGGAAATATTAATAAAAAAGATATTTTGGATGCGGAGTCTAATTTCGAGAAGAATGAAATTTATTCGGTGATTCTTGGTTTTAATATTAAAGTCGAACCAAGTGTTGAAAATGTTAAGATTATTGTGAAAGAAGTTATATACGAATTGATTGATGAATATGATTTGTGGGTTAAGGAAAAGGAAGCTGCTTTTGAGGCTGCTAAGCTTGAAAAACTTGTGAGACCTTGCAAGATTGAAGTTTTAAACAATTGCATTTTTAGGCAAAGCAACCCTTGTATTGCAGGTATTGAAGTTTTAGGTGGTGTCGCAGTTTCAGGCATGATCTTGATGAATTCTAAGGGAAAGCGTGTTGCGGAAGTTAAGACTTTACAGAGTGATAAGAAAAATTTGAAATCTGTTGAGTCTGGTATGCAGGTTGCTGCTCAGATTCCAGGCGTTACAGCTGGCAGGCAAATTATAGAAGGAGAATTGTACTATTCTGATATTAATGAGGAAGAGTTTAGAAAGCTAAAAACTTTGAGTAAACATTTGAAATCTGATGAAAAGGCTATTTTAAAGGAGATTGCTAATATTAAGAGATCTGATAATCCGTTGTGGGGAGTATGA